From the Pirellulales bacterium genome, the window CCAGCGTCTTTGAGTACATTGAGGTATTTTACAATCGCCAGCGTCGGCATTCGTCGCTAGGCTACTTGAGCCCCGAAGCGTTCGAGGCCAAGATGAACTGAGTTGTTTGTCCGCCGCGCCCGTGCTACATGGGGAAGGTCATTGTCGGTCGCTGCCAGCATTCGAATAGCGTCCAAACAGCATTTGTTGACGTTGACGCAAAATGGCTAGTGAGCGCCTCTGCTGACCGGCAACTGATGGTATGCGATTTGACGGAAAACAAACTGCTGGGCAATACGATAGCACTTGCGGCTGATCCACAAGGCGTCAGTCGAGTAGCATCAGACCGAATTCGTGTGGTGATGGCAGGGGAGCGCATCACAGAATATAAGCTCATACCAATTCCTTCTTTTCCTGAGCATCATGACTTGCGGGCTTCTGTGTTGGATGATGAAGCGGCGGCGAGGAAACAAGTGAATCGAGAATTGGCATTACTTCCGATAAATACTGTTGTTGCTCGTTCTCCCAACCGGAAAATTGCTATTCGGATGGCTAAGCAGTCCGAAATTGAAGCGATGCGCGAAGATTCCGGTCGGTTAGGCGGAACGCTATGGCGCCGGGAAATGGTATCGCCTGTTTTGCGGATTCACTTCGAAAAAAACGGAGATGTTTTAGTAGCTCAGACCGATTCTTTTACTACGGAAGTTCTGAATTCCAACACTGGGGAACGTATTGGTTCCGCTATCGAAGAAAGGCGACTCTTTGGTGACGACGTAAAAGGATCGGAACCGCTTGCCTCCTACTTTGGTGGGTCATTAAGACCAGCAATACCGTTGGCCTCCGACCTTGGAGCGG encodes:
- a CDS encoding IS3 family transposase, translated to SVFEYIEVFYNRQRRHSSLGYLSPEAFEAKMN